One window of the Streptomyces sp. NBC_00259 genome contains the following:
- a CDS encoding oxidoreductase, translating to MSAEYATFALAPAIRAGGVLADGGYSVHRDFMDFIVDGRPLLFQLSDLDAVSPLASDIPPAIFTRQVRALLLDAEAPLPGGRYVIYGCPECEGLGCGAVTAVIERDGDDIVWRDFAWQTDETADLELNGYHGTGPFRFRADEYRTELERLLDGEDGRPRRRVLLIGARVAVLARLAAALRTIGIGADITHDASTVPAEELRAYGAVAFGPAIGAPERAAVRAAFASAGVDVAYVDGLAPVIPLLVAQVEHALDRGPLERRRLTGLTATGDEASVTVTSACRVQLLAYRLDRLHRTHTQHLFDGMLEPGTHRIPLDGRAVKGQSFVVARATGGVLVAPVVR from the coding sequence ATGTCTGCCGAGTACGCGACCTTCGCACTGGCGCCGGCGATACGGGCCGGGGGAGTCCTCGCCGATGGCGGGTACAGCGTCCACCGGGACTTCATGGACTTCATCGTCGACGGCCGCCCGCTGCTGTTCCAGCTCTCCGACCTCGACGCGGTCTCCCCGCTCGCCTCCGACATCCCGCCCGCGATCTTCACCCGCCAGGTGCGCGCCCTGCTCCTGGACGCCGAGGCCCCGCTGCCCGGCGGACGCTACGTCATCTACGGCTGCCCCGAGTGCGAGGGCCTCGGCTGCGGTGCCGTCACCGCCGTCATCGAGCGGGACGGCGACGACATCGTCTGGCGGGACTTCGCCTGGCAGACGGACGAGACCGCCGATCTCGAGCTCAACGGCTACCACGGGACAGGCCCGTTCCGTTTCCGCGCCGACGAGTACCGCACGGAGCTGGAACGGCTCCTCGACGGCGAGGACGGCCGGCCGCGCCGCCGCGTCCTGCTCATCGGCGCCCGTGTCGCCGTCCTCGCCAGACTCGCCGCCGCGCTGCGCACCATCGGCATCGGCGCCGACATCACCCACGACGCCTCCACGGTCCCGGCCGAGGAGCTCCGTGCGTACGGGGCCGTCGCCTTCGGCCCCGCGATCGGCGCGCCCGAACGCGCCGCGGTCCGGGCGGCCTTCGCCTCGGCCGGAGTGGACGTCGCGTACGTCGACGGCCTCGCCCCGGTCATCCCGCTCCTGGTCGCCCAGGTCGAGCACGCCCTCGACCGCGGCCCCCTGGAACGCCGCCGCCTGACCGGACTGACGGCGACGGGGGACGAGGCGTCGGTCACCGTCACCTCCGCATGCCGCGTCCAGCTCCTCGCGTACCGCCTGGACAGACTCCACCGCACCCACACCCAGCATCTGTTCGACGGGATGCTGGAGCCCGGCACGCACCGAATTCCGCTGGACGGGCGGGCGGTGAAGGGGCAATCCTTCGTGGTGGCACGCGCCACCGGGGGCGTGCTGGTCGCACCCGTGGTGCGATGA
- a CDS encoding ABC-F family ATP-binding cassette domain-containing protein: MTATLVAKDLAAGHGDRSLFSGLDLVVAPGDVIGLVGVNGAGKSTLLRLLAGLDTPEHGELRISPPSAAVGHLPQEPERREGETVRQFLARRTGVAAAQAAMDEATQGLVDGTPGADDAYAVSLERWLALGGADLDERAEEVAGTLGLTIGLDQPMTSLSGGQAARAGLASLLLSRYDVFLLDEPTNDLDLDGLERLETFVQGLRAGTLVVSHDREFLARTVTKVLELDLAQQQITLYGGGYEAYLEERATARRHAREEYEEYADKKAALEGRAQMQRSWMDKGVKNARRKATDSDKIGRKFRSEASEKQAAKARQTQRMIERLDTVDEPRKEWELHMEIASAPRSGSVVATLRDAEVRRGDFRFGPVSLQIDWADRVAITGANGAGKSTLLAALLGRLPLDGGHAALGSGVVVGEVDQARKLFHGTDSLLDAFCAAVPDTEPAEVRTLLAKFGLKAGHVLRPAVTLSPGERTRAALALLQGRGVNLLVLDEPTNHLDLPAIEQLESALGSYDGTLLLVTHDRRMLEAVRTTRRIEVADGKVTEL, from the coding sequence ATGACTGCAACCCTCGTCGCCAAGGACCTCGCCGCCGGACACGGCGACCGCTCGCTCTTCTCCGGGCTCGACCTCGTCGTCGCGCCCGGCGACGTCATCGGCCTCGTGGGCGTGAACGGAGCCGGGAAGTCCACCCTGCTCCGGCTGCTCGCGGGGCTGGACACCCCGGAACACGGTGAGCTGCGGATCTCGCCGCCCAGCGCCGCCGTGGGCCACCTCCCGCAGGAGCCGGAGCGGCGCGAGGGCGAGACCGTACGACAGTTCCTCGCCCGCCGTACCGGGGTCGCCGCCGCGCAGGCCGCGATGGACGAGGCCACCCAGGGGCTCGTCGACGGGACGCCCGGGGCCGACGACGCGTACGCGGTGAGCCTGGAGCGCTGGCTGGCCCTCGGCGGCGCCGACCTGGACGAGCGTGCCGAGGAGGTCGCCGGCACGCTCGGCCTGACCATCGGCCTCGACCAGCCCATGACCTCGCTGTCCGGCGGCCAGGCCGCCCGCGCCGGGCTCGCGTCCCTGCTGCTGTCCCGCTACGACGTCTTCCTCCTCGACGAGCCCACCAACGACCTCGACCTGGACGGGCTGGAGCGGCTGGAGACCTTCGTCCAGGGCCTGCGCGCCGGCACGCTCGTCGTCAGCCACGACCGCGAGTTCCTGGCCCGTACGGTCACCAAGGTGCTCGAACTCGATCTCGCCCAGCAGCAGATCACCCTGTACGGCGGCGGCTACGAGGCCTACCTGGAGGAGCGGGCGACCGCCCGGCGGCACGCGCGCGAGGAGTACGAGGAGTACGCCGACAAGAAGGCGGCACTGGAGGGCCGCGCCCAGATGCAGCGCTCCTGGATGGACAAGGGCGTCAAGAACGCCCGGCGCAAGGCCACCGACAGCGACAAGATCGGCCGCAAGTTCCGCAGCGAGGCGAGCGAGAAGCAGGCGGCGAAGGCCCGCCAGACCCAGCGGATGATCGAACGGCTGGACACCGTCGACGAGCCCCGCAAGGAGTGGGAGCTGCACATGGAGATCGCCTCCGCGCCGCGCTCCGGCTCGGTGGTGGCGACCCTGCGCGACGCGGAGGTGCGGCGGGGCGACTTCCGCTTCGGGCCGGTGTCGCTGCAGATCGACTGGGCCGACCGCGTCGCGATCACCGGCGCCAACGGCGCCGGAAAGTCGACGCTCCTCGCCGCTCTCCTCGGCCGCCTGCCGCTGGACGGGGGCCACGCCGCGCTCGGCTCCGGTGTCGTCGTCGGCGAGGTCGACCAGGCCCGCAAGCTCTTCCACGGCACCGACTCGCTGCTGGACGCCTTCTGTGCGGCCGTCCCCGACACCGAGCCCGCCGAGGTCCGCACCCTCCTCGCCAAGTTCGGCCTCAAGGCCGGCCATGTGCTGCGCCCCGCCGTCACCCTCTCCCCGGGCGAACGGACCCGCGCCGCACTCGCACTGCTGCAGGGCCGGGGCGTCAACCTGCTCGTCCTCGACGAGCCGACGAACCATCTCGACCTGCCGGCCATCGAACAGCTGGAGTCCGCGCTCGGCTCGTACGACGGCACGCTGCTCCTCGTCACGCACGACCGGCGGATGCTGGAGGCGGTCCGTACGACCCGGCGCATCGAGGTCGCGGACGGCAAGGTGACCGAGCTGTGA
- a CDS encoding M14 family metallopeptidase: MQRRIRTIVVAACALAAAAVTAPAGPAAADAGPPRTGFETSGGARWTSQPEEQSFLAAVDRASDRTSLRTIGTTGQGRPLQLVRIGGDRPTANTMLLICSQHGDEPSGREACLTTVRDLAHARDAATRRFLDRTTVLVIPTANPDGRAADTRGNADGIDINRDHIALKTAEGRATAAVIRDQRPDVIYDLHEYGATPGYYDKELLSLWPRNLNTDPKVHEEAHTLSETYVRPAAHEAGFSSGIYGIWTDPVTGEPVKQVAGDGQERILRNTAGLKHSVGLLVETRVDPLTDEEKADPALNNRRRVATQLASLDGAFDFVDERRSRIEAATTLARLKGFADRGPVWTGGADNDPATPEDTLQDPPCGYRLTAAQYADVKDELTLHGIVSKPLGGGAYVPLRQSGRALVPLLLDERADYHLTSGRPVTAC; this comes from the coding sequence ATGCAACGCCGTATCCGCACCATCGTCGTGGCGGCCTGCGCGCTCGCGGCCGCCGCCGTGACCGCACCCGCCGGTCCGGCCGCCGCCGACGCCGGTCCTCCACGCACCGGATTCGAGACGTCCGGCGGGGCACGCTGGACCAGTCAGCCCGAGGAACAGTCGTTCCTCGCCGCCGTCGACCGGGCGAGCGACCGGACGTCGCTGCGCACCATCGGCACGACCGGGCAGGGCCGCCCGCTCCAGCTCGTCCGCATCGGCGGCGACCGGCCCACCGCGAACACCATGCTGCTGATCTGCAGTCAGCACGGCGACGAGCCGTCCGGCCGCGAGGCCTGCCTCACCACGGTCCGCGACCTCGCCCACGCCAGGGACGCCGCGACCCGCCGCTTCCTGGACCGTACGACCGTCCTGGTCATCCCGACCGCCAACCCCGACGGCCGCGCGGCCGACACCCGGGGCAACGCCGACGGCATCGACATCAACCGGGACCACATCGCCCTCAAGACCGCCGAGGGCCGCGCGACGGCCGCCGTCATCCGTGATCAACGCCCCGACGTGATCTACGACTTGCACGAGTACGGCGCCACGCCCGGCTACTACGACAAGGAACTGCTCTCCCTCTGGCCGCGCAACCTCAACACCGACCCGAAGGTCCACGAGGAGGCGCACACCCTCTCCGAGACCTATGTGCGTCCTGCCGCCCACGAGGCCGGGTTCAGCAGCGGCATCTACGGCATCTGGACCGACCCCGTCACCGGTGAACCCGTCAAGCAGGTCGCGGGCGACGGCCAGGAGCGCATCCTGCGCAACACCGCGGGCCTCAAGCACTCCGTAGGCCTGCTGGTCGAGACCCGCGTCGATCCCCTCACGGACGAGGAGAAGGCCGACCCGGCTCTCAACAACCGTCGCAGGGTCGCCACCCAACTCGCCTCTCTCGACGGCGCTTTCGACTTCGTCGACGAACGCAGGAGCAGGATCGAGGCCGCGACCACGCTCGCCCGTCTCAAGGGGTTCGCCGACCGCGGCCCGGTCTGGACCGGCGGCGCCGACAACGACCCGGCCACCCCCGAGGACACCCTCCAGGACCCGCCGTGCGGCTACCGCCTCACGGCCGCCCAGTACGCCGACGTGAAGGACGAACTCACCCTGCACGGCATCGTCTCGAAGCCACTGGGCGGCGGGGCGTACGTACCGCTGCGACAGTCCGGGCGGGCGCTCGTACCCCTGCTGCTCGACGAGCGTGCCGATTACCACCTCACATCGGGACGGCCCGTGACCGCTTGTTGA
- a CDS encoding BCCT family transporter, whose protein sequence is MPHDESRDESHDEQREGDRGGPPATADLPGPSRDTRHRATDRVVFGVTAGLTVAFVVWGSLATDSLERISGSMLSGLIHNGGWAFVLAASGFVIFALWLAISRYGRIPLGGEDEEPEFRTVSWVAMMFSAGMGIGLMFYGVSEPLAHFTKPPPGTDPADAAQAMETAMATTLFHWTLHPWAIYAVVGLAIAYSTFRRRRRQTISAVFEPLIGKKHAYGTGGRIIDILAIFATLFGSAASLGLGALQIGSGVRELGWMTGVSTGLLVAIIAVLTLAFVLSAVSGIEKGIQWLSNTNMVLALILVLFVFIAGPTIIVLDLLPTSIAGYFGDLPQLAGRTEASSGAGVADWLGTWTVFYWAWWISWTPFVGMFIARISRGRTIRQFVGGVILVPSTVSLCWFAVFGGTAMTLQDRGRLGEEATPEGQLFAVLQQFPLATVMSLLVMILVGIFFVSGADAASLVMGTLSQKGALEPGRFVVVFWGAVTGAVAAVMLLIGGGQGDALAGLQNLTILVAAPFVVVMIGMCFALMRDLRHDPIIVRGERGEEAVESAVIAGHEKYDGEFELRIGPTPPEK, encoded by the coding sequence GTGCCGCACGACGAGTCGCGTGACGAGTCGCATGACGAACAGCGAGAGGGCGACCGGGGAGGTCCGCCGGCGACGGCGGACCTCCCCGGCCCGTCCCGTGACACCCGGCACCGCGCCACCGACCGCGTGGTCTTCGGGGTCACCGCCGGCCTCACGGTCGCCTTCGTGGTCTGGGGCTCCCTCGCCACGGACTCCCTGGAGCGCATCTCCGGCAGCATGCTGTCCGGCCTCATCCACAACGGCGGCTGGGCGTTCGTCCTGGCCGCCTCCGGCTTCGTGATCTTCGCGCTGTGGCTCGCCATCAGCCGCTACGGCAGGATCCCGCTGGGCGGCGAGGACGAGGAACCCGAGTTCCGCACCGTCTCCTGGGTCGCGATGATGTTCAGCGCGGGCATGGGCATCGGCCTGATGTTCTACGGCGTCAGCGAACCCCTCGCGCACTTCACCAAGCCGCCGCCCGGCACCGACCCGGCCGACGCCGCGCAGGCCATGGAGACCGCCATGGCCACGACCCTCTTCCACTGGACCCTGCACCCGTGGGCGATCTACGCCGTGGTCGGACTGGCCATCGCGTACAGCACCTTCCGGCGGCGACGCCGCCAGACCATCAGCGCCGTCTTCGAACCCCTCATCGGCAAGAAGCACGCGTACGGCACCGGCGGCCGGATCATCGACATCCTCGCCATCTTCGCCACCCTGTTCGGGTCGGCCGCCTCCCTCGGACTCGGCGCCCTCCAGATCGGCAGCGGCGTCCGGGAACTGGGCTGGATGACCGGTGTCAGCACGGGACTCCTGGTCGCCATCATCGCCGTGCTGACGCTCGCGTTCGTCCTCTCGGCCGTCTCCGGCATCGAGAAGGGCATCCAGTGGCTGTCCAACACCAACATGGTGCTGGCGCTGATCCTCGTCCTGTTCGTCTTCATCGCCGGACCGACCATCATCGTGCTCGACCTGCTGCCGACCTCGATCGCGGGCTACTTCGGCGATCTGCCGCAGCTCGCCGGGCGCACCGAGGCCTCGAGCGGCGCGGGGGTCGCCGACTGGCTGGGCACCTGGACGGTCTTCTACTGGGCCTGGTGGATCTCCTGGACGCCGTTCGTCGGCATGTTCATCGCCCGGATCAGCCGGGGACGGACGATCCGTCAGTTCGTCGGCGGAGTGATCCTCGTGCCGAGCACGGTCAGCCTCTGCTGGTTCGCCGTCTTCGGCGGTACGGCGATGACCCTGCAGGACCGCGGCCGGCTCGGCGAGGAAGCGACGCCGGAGGGCCAGCTCTTCGCCGTGCTCCAGCAGTTCCCCCTCGCCACGGTGATGAGCCTCCTCGTCATGATCCTCGTCGGGATCTTCTTCGTCTCGGGCGCGGACGCCGCGTCCCTCGTCATGGGAACGCTCTCCCAGAAGGGCGCCCTGGAGCCCGGCCGGTTCGTCGTCGTCTTCTGGGGCGCCGTCACCGGCGCCGTCGCGGCGGTGATGCTCCTCATCGGCGGCGGCCAGGGCGACGCCCTCGCCGGCCTCCAGAACCTGACGATCCTGGTCGCCGCGCCGTTCGTCGTCGTGATGATCGGCATGTGCTTCGCCCTCATGCGCGACCTCCGCCACGACCCGATCATCGTCCGCGGCGAACGCGGCGAGGAGGCCGTCGAATCCGCCGTCATCGCCGGCCACGAGAAGTACGACGGCGAGTTCGAACTCCGCATCGGGCCGACACCACCGGAGAAGTGA
- a CDS encoding Xaa-Pro dipeptidyl-peptidase: MPIRVQRIRLAGRTIAVAATTALITLLVPPGSAQSAAPRESRPVYSYDDAIRESVWVDTTLDGDGDGRTDRVAVDIVRPREPGQHGRKIPVIMDASPYYSCCGRGNESQKKTYDANGNPVQFPLYYDNYFVPRGYAFVAVDLAGTNRSDGCVDVGGRSDIHSAKAVVDWLNGRARAYTTRTGTERAAARWTTGDVGMIGKSWDGTIANGVAATGVEGLKTVVPIAAISSWYDYYFAEGAPLYGSGPDWLSDYVNSPEARARCQAVQQRLVDGAPRTGDWTRLWSERDYVPDASRVRASVFAVHGMQDLNVRTKHLGQWWDALAANGVERKVWLSGTGHVDPFDFRRADWVATLHRWFDHYLLGYDNGVDREPMADIERAPGRWSTDRVWPPRSTATTTVRPAGGAVPGVGTLGLKPARPGATETFTDDPSLGESDWAADIDRATPAKAGFSTRPLSRALRLSGSSTVTVTATPTTTSAHLTAVLVDLGPDTIRDYAAAGEGITTLPERTCWGASTSGDSSCFKETAARTTAVEYTVVSRGWADLGNHASAGSGRPLTPGRPYTITLDLHATDHVVPAGHRLALVIGGTDKDLIDPPATRPGLNLDLSRTAARLPLDGGAGAFLRATTGTAPSVAAPRGARLDGVDGPRTLRPLPGGGN; the protein is encoded by the coding sequence ATGCCGATACGTGTGCAACGCATCCGACTTGCCGGCAGAACGATCGCCGTCGCGGCCACGACCGCCCTGATCACCCTTCTCGTCCCGCCGGGCAGCGCACAGAGCGCCGCGCCCCGGGAGAGCAGACCCGTCTACTCCTACGACGACGCGATCCGTGAATCCGTATGGGTCGACACCACGCTCGACGGTGACGGGGACGGCAGAACGGACCGTGTCGCCGTCGACATCGTCCGACCGCGAGAACCTGGGCAACATGGCCGGAAAATACCGGTCATCATGGATGCCAGCCCGTATTACTCCTGCTGCGGGCGCGGCAACGAAAGCCAGAAGAAGACGTACGACGCGAACGGGAACCCGGTGCAGTTCCCGCTCTACTACGACAACTACTTCGTTCCGCGCGGCTATGCCTTCGTCGCCGTCGACCTCGCCGGGACCAATCGCTCCGACGGCTGTGTCGACGTCGGCGGACGCTCCGACATCCATTCCGCCAAGGCCGTCGTCGACTGGCTGAACGGCCGTGCCCGCGCCTACACCACGCGCACCGGCACCGAGCGCGCCGCGGCCCGCTGGACCACCGGCGACGTCGGCATGATCGGCAAGAGCTGGGACGGCACCATCGCCAACGGTGTCGCCGCAACCGGGGTCGAGGGACTGAAGACCGTCGTCCCGATCGCGGCGATCTCCTCCTGGTACGACTACTACTTCGCCGAGGGGGCCCCGCTCTACGGCTCCGGTCCCGACTGGCTGTCCGACTACGTCAACAGCCCCGAGGCCCGCGCCCGCTGCCAGGCCGTGCAGCAGCGGCTCGTCGACGGGGCCCCGCGCACCGGGGACTGGACCCGGCTGTGGAGCGAACGCGACTACGTCCCCGACGCGTCCCGCGTTCGGGCCAGCGTCTTCGCCGTCCACGGCATGCAGGATCTCAACGTACGCACGAAGCACCTCGGCCAGTGGTGGGACGCCCTCGCCGCGAACGGTGTGGAACGCAAGGTCTGGCTGTCAGGGACCGGGCACGTCGACCCCTTCGACTTCCGCCGCGCGGACTGGGTCGCCACCCTGCACCGCTGGTTCGACCACTACCTCCTCGGCTACGACAACGGCGTCGACCGCGAACCCATGGCCGACATCGAACGCGCCCCGGGACGGTGGTCCACCGACCGGGTCTGGCCGCCCCGCTCCACCGCCACCACCACCGTCCGCCCCGCGGGCGGCGCCGTCCCCGGCGTCGGCACGCTCGGCCTGAAGCCGGCCAGGCCCGGCGCCACGGAGACCTTCACCGACGACCCGTCACTCGGCGAGAGCGACTGGGCCGCCGACATCGACCGCGCCACGCCGGCCAAGGCCGGGTTCTCCACCCGGCCGCTCAGCCGCGCGCTGCGGCTGTCGGGCTCCTCCACGGTCACCGTCACCGCCACCCCGACGACCACGAGCGCGCACTTGACGGCGGTCCTCGTCGACCTCGGACCCGACACCATCCGCGACTACGCCGCCGCCGGCGAAGGCATCACCACCCTCCCCGAACGCACCTGCTGGGGCGCGAGCACCAGCGGTGACAGCTCCTGCTTCAAGGAGACCGCGGCACGCACCACCGCCGTCGAGTACACCGTGGTCAGCCGCGGCTGGGCCGATCTCGGCAACCACGCATCGGCGGGCAGCGGCCGCCCGCTCACGCCCGGCAGGCCGTACACCATCACCCTCGATCTGCACGCCACCGACCACGTCGTCCCGGCCGGGCATCGCCTCGCCCTCGTCATCGGCGGCACCGACAAGGACCTCATCGACCCGCCGGCCACCAGGCCGGGACTGAACCTCGATCTGTCCCGCACCGCCGCGCGGCTGCCCCTCGACGGCGGCGCCGGGGCGTTCCTGCGGGCCACCACGGGCACCGCCCCGTCGGTCGCGGCCCCGCGAGGTGCCCGGCTCGACGGCGTCGACGGACCACGTACCCTCCGACCCCTCCCGGGAGGCGGCAACTGA
- a CDS encoding TrmH family RNA methyltransferase yields the protein MSARRNGPAIRTRTPAELRRTRRPRAHSCWDHLYAAPLWPLHGANLGTLARTCDAVGACLTVPRFPWVPEALARGNTLRQPLCTHWTGDPLGWLAKQRGRGARIVGVELADEAVRLADLPPAREPTVMVLGHEQTGIPPEALDLLDACVEIPMIGTGASLNVAVAGSLALYKLAGLL from the coding sequence ATGAGCGCCCGGAGGAACGGACCCGCGATCCGTACCCGCACCCCCGCCGAACTCCGCCGCACACGAAGACCACGGGCCCACTCCTGCTGGGACCACCTCTACGCCGCGCCGCTGTGGCCACTCCACGGCGCCAACCTCGGGACCCTCGCCCGCACCTGTGACGCGGTCGGTGCGTGTCTGACCGTGCCCCGCTTCCCCTGGGTCCCCGAGGCCCTCGCCCGCGGCAACACCCTGCGTCAACCGCTCTGCACGCACTGGACGGGTGATCCCCTCGGCTGGCTGGCGAAGCAGCGCGGACGCGGTGCCCGGATCGTGGGCGTGGAGCTCGCCGACGAGGCGGTGCGTCTCGCCGATCTCCCGCCCGCGCGGGAGCCCACGGTCATGGTCCTCGGCCACGAGCAGACGGGCATCCCGCCCGAGGCCCTCGACCTCCTCGACGCGTGCGTGGAGATCCCGATGATCGGCACGGGCGCCAGTCTGAACGTGGCCGTCGCCGGATCGCTCGCCCTGTACAAACTCGCCGGCCTGCTCTGA
- a CDS encoding FAD-dependent oxidoreductase: MSGDVIVVGSGVIGLTTAVVLAEEGRRVRVWTREPAQASTSAVAGALWWPYRIEPAALAGEWSLASLRVYEELAKRPQETGVRLVAGVHSGVRQAALGPWARQLAGSVRELPADELPDGVTSGLWARLPLIDMPVHLDWLRTRFETAGGTVETRGVGSLDEAAAEAKAVVNCTGLGARDLVPDPGMTPVRGQLVLVENPGIDTWFTAADEASSELTYFFPQPGRLVLGGTAGEHSWSLEPDPATATAIVERCARIRPEIAGARVLGHRVGLRPSRPGGVRLSAAPGPHASRLIHNYGHGGAGVTVAWGCAHAAAALAR, translated from the coding sequence ATGAGCGGCGACGTGATCGTGGTGGGGAGCGGGGTCATCGGGCTGACGACGGCTGTCGTGCTCGCGGAGGAGGGCCGCCGGGTGCGGGTGTGGACCCGTGAGCCGGCGCAGGCGTCCACGTCCGCGGTCGCGGGGGCGCTGTGGTGGCCGTACCGGATCGAGCCTGCGGCGCTGGCGGGCGAGTGGTCACTGGCCTCGCTGCGGGTGTACGAGGAGCTGGCGAAGCGTCCGCAGGAGACCGGGGTGCGGCTCGTGGCCGGGGTGCACTCCGGTGTGCGGCAGGCCGCTCTGGGCCCGTGGGCGCGGCAGTTGGCGGGTTCGGTGCGGGAACTCCCGGCGGACGAGCTGCCGGACGGTGTGACGTCCGGGCTGTGGGCCCGGTTGCCGCTGATCGACATGCCCGTCCATCTGGACTGGCTCCGGACCCGGTTCGAGACGGCGGGCGGGACGGTGGAGACCAGAGGAGTCGGCTCGCTCGACGAAGCGGCCGCCGAGGCGAAGGCCGTCGTCAACTGCACGGGGCTCGGGGCGCGCGACCTCGTGCCCGACCCGGGGATGACTCCGGTCCGGGGGCAGTTGGTGCTGGTGGAGAACCCCGGGATCGACACCTGGTTCACGGCCGCGGACGAGGCGTCGAGCGAGCTGACGTACTTCTTCCCGCAGCCGGGACGGCTGGTCCTCGGCGGCACGGCGGGTGAGCATTCCTGGTCCCTGGAACCGGATCCGGCGACCGCCACGGCCATCGTGGAGCGCTGCGCCCGCATCCGCCCGGAGATCGCCGGCGCCAGGGTCCTCGGCCACCGGGTCGGCCTGCGCCCCTCCCGGCCGGGCGGCGTCCGTCTCTCCGCCGCCCCCGGCCCGCACGCCTCCCGCCTCATCCACAACTACGGCCACGGCGGCGCCGGGGTCACGGTGGCCTGGGGCTGCGCCCACGCCGCCGCGGCCCTCGCCCGCTGA